One genomic window of Acidobacteriota bacterium includes the following:
- a CDS encoding GDP-mannose 4,6-dehydratase, with the protein MRVLITGGAGFIGSHLAERHLQRGDEVYIIDDLSTGSMENIQHIKNHPGFHYALDSVTNQQLVAELVDLCDQTYHLAAAVGVKLIVESPVRTIETNIRGTEIVLAQAAKKRKKVLITSTSEVYGKRETIPFREDDDLVMGATNKGRWSYACSKAIDEFLAIAYWKEKKVPTVIARLFNTVGPRQTGQYGMVVPNFVRQALDGKEITVYGDGSQSRCFTHVSDVVGALMKLIEQPEATGEVYNIGGDQEVTILQLAERVKALTESQSKITFLPYDQAYEAGFEDMHRRVPDTSKLRELINYKPTFGLDEILKDVIAFQRERQR; encoded by the coding sequence ATGAGGGTTTTGATTACAGGCGGGGCCGGATTCATTGGCTCGCATCTGGCGGAACGGCATCTGCAACGCGGCGACGAGGTTTACATTATTGACGACCTGTCTACAGGTTCGATGGAAAACATCCAGCACATCAAAAACCATCCCGGATTTCATTACGCGCTGGATTCCGTGACCAACCAGCAACTGGTCGCCGAACTGGTTGACCTGTGTGATCAGACTTATCACCTGGCAGCCGCCGTCGGTGTGAAGCTTATTGTCGAAAGTCCCGTCCGAACGATTGAAACCAACATTCGCGGCACAGAAATCGTGCTGGCGCAGGCGGCCAAAAAGCGCAAGAAGGTGTTGATCACTTCGACGTCGGAAGTATACGGCAAGCGCGAAACCATTCCCTTTCGCGAAGACGACGATTTGGTGATGGGGGCAACGAACAAAGGCCGTTGGAGTTACGCCTGCTCAAAGGCAATTGACGAATTTCTGGCCATCGCTTATTGGAAAGAAAAAAAAGTGCCAACGGTCATTGCCCGTTTGTTCAACACCGTTGGCCCACGCCAAACCGGGCAATATGGAATGGTCGTTCCCAATTTCGTAAGGCAGGCGCTGGACGGCAAAGAAATTACCGTGTATGGAGACGGTTCGCAAAGCCGCTGTTTCACGCATGTTTCCGATGTTGTCGGCGCGTTGATGAAATTGATCGAACAACCGGAAGCGACCGGCGAGGTGTACAACATCGGCGGCGATCAGGAAGTCACCATCTTGCAACTGGCTGAACGTGTGAAGGCGTTGACCGAATCCCAATCCAAAATCACCTTTTTGCCGTATGACCAGGCTTACGAAGCGGGTTTTGAAGACATGCATCGCCGCGTGCCTGACACTTCAAAGTTGCGTGAACTGATCAATTACAAACCTACGTTTGGACTGGACGAAATCCTGAAAGATGTGATTGCATTCCAACGCGAACGGCAACGGTAA